In Equus quagga isolate Etosha38 chromosome 14, UCLA_HA_Equagga_1.0, whole genome shotgun sequence, one DNA window encodes the following:
- the IL10RA gene encoding interleukin-10 receptor subunit alpha isoform X3 — MPIPNQSESTYYEVELMRYGEERWKSVPSCNQTLALSCDLTMVTLDLYHSDGYRAKVRAVDGSQHSTWTLSNTRFTVDEVTLTVGGVKLEMHKGIILGTIQPPRPEVALPGDTYESIFPNFREYEVEIRKGQRTLISKKVKHENFSFPAPGKVGEFCVRVKPSYTSRLNQGEWSKEECIVVTPQYFTATNFSIFFAFFLLLCGLLAYCLAVQLYVRRRGKLPAVLVFEKPGPFSLISQIPCPETRDVIHPLDEEAFPKVSPELRNSELHGSTDSGFGSAKPSLQTEEPHFLLPAPHPQAGETLGKGAPPELENSGSSGSSNSTDSGICLQEPSLSPGTGLNWEPQENNSQGQDDSGIGLVQNSEGRPGEARDGSALGHVGSPGPEVSGEEDPAAVAFQGYLRQTRCTEEEAGCLEEGSSSRDGLGPEFRTCLDAEAGWPPPALAKGYLKQDPPGVTLAASGAPAGQWNPPNEEWSLLGFASYGDPEMSDWSFAHDLAPLEPVTAPGGLLGTLDSDLVTLPLISSLHSIE, encoded by the exons ATGCCCATCCCAAATCAGTCTGAGAGCACCTATTATGAAGTGGAGCTCATGAG GTATGGAGAAGAGCGCTGGAAGTCTGTCCCCAGCTGTAACCAGACCCTGGCGCTGTCCTGTGATCTCACCATGGTGACCCTGGACCTGTACCACAGCGATGGTTACCGAGCCAAAGTCCGGGCAGTGGATGGAAGCCAGCATTCCACCTGGACCCTCAGCAACACCCGCTTCACTGTGGATGAAG TGACTCTGACAGTTGGTGGCGTGAAGCTAGAGATGCACAAGGGCATCATCCTGGGAACGATCCAGCCTCCCAGGCCCGAGGTGGCCCTTCCAGGCGACACATACGAAAGCATCTTCCCTAACTTCCGAGAGTATGAGGTTGAGATTCGCAAGGGACAGCGTACG TTGATAAGCAAGAAGGTAAAACATGAAAACTTCAgcttcccagcccctggaaagGTGGGAGAGTTCTGTGTCCGGGTCAAGCCATCCTACACCTCCCGACTGAACCAGGGGGAGTGGTCGAAGGAGGAGTGCATCGTGGTCACCCCACAGT ATTTCACTGCGACCAACTTCAGCATCTTCTTCGCCTTCTTCCTGCTGCTCTGTGGACTCCTGGCCTACTGCCTGGCCGTGCAGCTGTATGTGCGGCGCCGGGGGAAGCTGCCCGCCGTCCTG gtcTTCGAGAAGCCCGGTCCCTTCAGCCTCATCAGCCAGATTCCCTGCCCAGAGACCCGTGACGTCATCCATCCCCTGGACGAGGAGGCCTTCCCCAAGGTGTCCCCTGAGCTGAGGAACTCGGAGCTGCACGGCAGCACGGACAGTGGCTTTGGCAGTGCCAAGCCATCCCTGCAGACTGAAGagccccacttcctcctccctgccccccacccccaggcggGGGAGACTCTGGGAAAGGGAGCGCCCCCGGAGCTGGAGAACAGTGGCAGTagcggcagcagcaacagcacAGACAGCGGGATCTGCTTGCAGGAGCCCAGCCTGAGTCCTGGCACGGGGCTCAACTGGGAGCCGCAGGAGAACAACAGCCAGGGCCAGGATGACAGTGGCATTGGCCTAGTCCAAAACTCCGAGGGACGTCCTGGGGAGGCACGGGATGGCTCAGCCTTGGGCCATGTCGGTTCCCCGGGGCCTGAGGTGTCTGGGGAAGAAGACCCAGCTGCGGTGGCATTCCAGGGCTACCTGAGGCAGACCAGAtgcacagaggaggaggcaggctgcctggaggaagggTCCTCCTCAAGAGATGGCCTTGGCCCCGAATTCAGGACGTGCCTGGATGCCGAGGCAGGCTGGCCTCCACCAGCGCTGGCCAAGGGCTATTTGAAACAGGACCCCCCAGGAGTGACTCTCGCTGCCTCAGGGGCCCCAGCTGGACAGTGGAACCCACCAAATGAGGAATGGTCACTCCTGGGCTTTGCCAGCTATGGTGACCCCGAAATGTCTGACTGGAGCTTTGCCCATGATCTCGCCCCTCTGGAACCTGTGACAGCCCCGGGCGGTCTCCTGGGCACATTGGACTCGGACCTTGTCACCCTGCCACTCATCTCTAGCCTGCACTCGATTGAGTGA
- the IL10RA gene encoding interleukin-10 receptor subunit alpha isoform X2 has product MRRAQDAAAPASAAHGAPQPALRPPRARYGEERWKSVPSCNQTLALSCDLTMVTLDLYHSDGYRAKVRAVDGSQHSTWTLSNTRFTVDEVTLTVGGVKLEMHKGIILGTIQPPRPEVALPGDTYESIFPNFREYEVEIRKGQRTLISKKVKHENFSFPAPGKVGEFCVRVKPSYTSRLNQGEWSKEECIVVTPQYFTATNFSIFFAFFLLLCGLLAYCLAVQLYVRRRGKLPAVLVFEKPGPFSLISQIPCPETRDVIHPLDEEAFPKVSPELRNSELHGSTDSGFGSAKPSLQTEEPHFLLPAPHPQAGETLGKGAPPELENSGSSGSSNSTDSGICLQEPSLSPGTGLNWEPQENNSQGQDDSGIGLVQNSEGRPGEARDGSALGHVGSPGPEVSGEEDPAAVAFQGYLRQTRCTEEEAGCLEEGSSSRDGLGPEFRTCLDAEAGWPPPALAKGYLKQDPPGVTLAASGAPAGQWNPPNEEWSLLGFASYGDPEMSDWSFAHDLAPLEPVTAPGGLLGTLDSDLVTLPLISSLHSIE; this is encoded by the exons ATGCGGCGCGCCCAGGATGCTGCCGCGCCTGCTAGTGCCGCTCACGGCGCTCCTCAGCCTGCGCTTCGGCCCCCGCGCGCACG GTATGGAGAAGAGCGCTGGAAGTCTGTCCCCAGCTGTAACCAGACCCTGGCGCTGTCCTGTGATCTCACCATGGTGACCCTGGACCTGTACCACAGCGATGGTTACCGAGCCAAAGTCCGGGCAGTGGATGGAAGCCAGCATTCCACCTGGACCCTCAGCAACACCCGCTTCACTGTGGATGAAG TGACTCTGACAGTTGGTGGCGTGAAGCTAGAGATGCACAAGGGCATCATCCTGGGAACGATCCAGCCTCCCAGGCCCGAGGTGGCCCTTCCAGGCGACACATACGAAAGCATCTTCCCTAACTTCCGAGAGTATGAGGTTGAGATTCGCAAGGGACAGCGTACG TTGATAAGCAAGAAGGTAAAACATGAAAACTTCAgcttcccagcccctggaaagGTGGGAGAGTTCTGTGTCCGGGTCAAGCCATCCTACACCTCCCGACTGAACCAGGGGGAGTGGTCGAAGGAGGAGTGCATCGTGGTCACCCCACAGT ATTTCACTGCGACCAACTTCAGCATCTTCTTCGCCTTCTTCCTGCTGCTCTGTGGACTCCTGGCCTACTGCCTGGCCGTGCAGCTGTATGTGCGGCGCCGGGGGAAGCTGCCCGCCGTCCTG gtcTTCGAGAAGCCCGGTCCCTTCAGCCTCATCAGCCAGATTCCCTGCCCAGAGACCCGTGACGTCATCCATCCCCTGGACGAGGAGGCCTTCCCCAAGGTGTCCCCTGAGCTGAGGAACTCGGAGCTGCACGGCAGCACGGACAGTGGCTTTGGCAGTGCCAAGCCATCCCTGCAGACTGAAGagccccacttcctcctccctgccccccacccccaggcggGGGAGACTCTGGGAAAGGGAGCGCCCCCGGAGCTGGAGAACAGTGGCAGTagcggcagcagcaacagcacAGACAGCGGGATCTGCTTGCAGGAGCCCAGCCTGAGTCCTGGCACGGGGCTCAACTGGGAGCCGCAGGAGAACAACAGCCAGGGCCAGGATGACAGTGGCATTGGCCTAGTCCAAAACTCCGAGGGACGTCCTGGGGAGGCACGGGATGGCTCAGCCTTGGGCCATGTCGGTTCCCCGGGGCCTGAGGTGTCTGGGGAAGAAGACCCAGCTGCGGTGGCATTCCAGGGCTACCTGAGGCAGACCAGAtgcacagaggaggaggcaggctgcctggaggaagggTCCTCCTCAAGAGATGGCCTTGGCCCCGAATTCAGGACGTGCCTGGATGCCGAGGCAGGCTGGCCTCCACCAGCGCTGGCCAAGGGCTATTTGAAACAGGACCCCCCAGGAGTGACTCTCGCTGCCTCAGGGGCCCCAGCTGGACAGTGGAACCCACCAAATGAGGAATGGTCACTCCTGGGCTTTGCCAGCTATGGTGACCCCGAAATGTCTGACTGGAGCTTTGCCCATGATCTCGCCCCTCTGGAACCTGTGACAGCCCCGGGCGGTCTCCTGGGCACATTGGACTCGGACCTTGTCACCCTGCCACTCATCTCTAGCCTGCACTCGATTGAGTGA
- the IL10RA gene encoding interleukin-10 receptor subunit alpha isoform X1, translating into MLPRLLVPLTALLSLRFGPRAHELPSPPSVWFEAKFFHHILRWMPIPNQSESTYYEVELMRYGEERWKSVPSCNQTLALSCDLTMVTLDLYHSDGYRAKVRAVDGSQHSTWTLSNTRFTVDEVTLTVGGVKLEMHKGIILGTIQPPRPEVALPGDTYESIFPNFREYEVEIRKGQRTLISKKVKHENFSFPAPGKVGEFCVRVKPSYTSRLNQGEWSKEECIVVTPQYFTATNFSIFFAFFLLLCGLLAYCLAVQLYVRRRGKLPAVLVFEKPGPFSLISQIPCPETRDVIHPLDEEAFPKVSPELRNSELHGSTDSGFGSAKPSLQTEEPHFLLPAPHPQAGETLGKGAPPELENSGSSGSSNSTDSGICLQEPSLSPGTGLNWEPQENNSQGQDDSGIGLVQNSEGRPGEARDGSALGHVGSPGPEVSGEEDPAAVAFQGYLRQTRCTEEEAGCLEEGSSSRDGLGPEFRTCLDAEAGWPPPALAKGYLKQDPPGVTLAASGAPAGQWNPPNEEWSLLGFASYGDPEMSDWSFAHDLAPLEPVTAPGGLLGTLDSDLVTLPLISSLHSIE; encoded by the exons ATGCTGCCGCGCCTGCTAGTGCCGCTCACGGCGCTCCTCAGCCTGCGCTTCGGCCCCCGCGCGCACG AACTGCCCAGCCCTCCATCTGTGTGGTTTGAAGCAAAATTTTTCCACCACATCCTCCGCTGGATGCCCATCCCAAATCAGTCTGAGAGCACCTATTATGAAGTGGAGCTCATGAG GTATGGAGAAGAGCGCTGGAAGTCTGTCCCCAGCTGTAACCAGACCCTGGCGCTGTCCTGTGATCTCACCATGGTGACCCTGGACCTGTACCACAGCGATGGTTACCGAGCCAAAGTCCGGGCAGTGGATGGAAGCCAGCATTCCACCTGGACCCTCAGCAACACCCGCTTCACTGTGGATGAAG TGACTCTGACAGTTGGTGGCGTGAAGCTAGAGATGCACAAGGGCATCATCCTGGGAACGATCCAGCCTCCCAGGCCCGAGGTGGCCCTTCCAGGCGACACATACGAAAGCATCTTCCCTAACTTCCGAGAGTATGAGGTTGAGATTCGCAAGGGACAGCGTACG TTGATAAGCAAGAAGGTAAAACATGAAAACTTCAgcttcccagcccctggaaagGTGGGAGAGTTCTGTGTCCGGGTCAAGCCATCCTACACCTCCCGACTGAACCAGGGGGAGTGGTCGAAGGAGGAGTGCATCGTGGTCACCCCACAGT ATTTCACTGCGACCAACTTCAGCATCTTCTTCGCCTTCTTCCTGCTGCTCTGTGGACTCCTGGCCTACTGCCTGGCCGTGCAGCTGTATGTGCGGCGCCGGGGGAAGCTGCCCGCCGTCCTG gtcTTCGAGAAGCCCGGTCCCTTCAGCCTCATCAGCCAGATTCCCTGCCCAGAGACCCGTGACGTCATCCATCCCCTGGACGAGGAGGCCTTCCCCAAGGTGTCCCCTGAGCTGAGGAACTCGGAGCTGCACGGCAGCACGGACAGTGGCTTTGGCAGTGCCAAGCCATCCCTGCAGACTGAAGagccccacttcctcctccctgccccccacccccaggcggGGGAGACTCTGGGAAAGGGAGCGCCCCCGGAGCTGGAGAACAGTGGCAGTagcggcagcagcaacagcacAGACAGCGGGATCTGCTTGCAGGAGCCCAGCCTGAGTCCTGGCACGGGGCTCAACTGGGAGCCGCAGGAGAACAACAGCCAGGGCCAGGATGACAGTGGCATTGGCCTAGTCCAAAACTCCGAGGGACGTCCTGGGGAGGCACGGGATGGCTCAGCCTTGGGCCATGTCGGTTCCCCGGGGCCTGAGGTGTCTGGGGAAGAAGACCCAGCTGCGGTGGCATTCCAGGGCTACCTGAGGCAGACCAGAtgcacagaggaggaggcaggctgcctggaggaagggTCCTCCTCAAGAGATGGCCTTGGCCCCGAATTCAGGACGTGCCTGGATGCCGAGGCAGGCTGGCCTCCACCAGCGCTGGCCAAGGGCTATTTGAAACAGGACCCCCCAGGAGTGACTCTCGCTGCCTCAGGGGCCCCAGCTGGACAGTGGAACCCACCAAATGAGGAATGGTCACTCCTGGGCTTTGCCAGCTATGGTGACCCCGAAATGTCTGACTGGAGCTTTGCCCATGATCTCGCCCCTCTGGAACCTGTGACAGCCCCGGGCGGTCTCCTGGGCACATTGGACTCGGACCTTGTCACCCTGCCACTCATCTCTAGCCTGCACTCGATTGAGTGA